From a region of the Phormidium ambiguum IAM M-71 genome:
- a CDS encoding protelomerase family protein, giving the protein MSRQLKHPEELTNEFIEWRVSELLAKFEALAPYSRTQREKGVKSEGLTGWKDLATKEAALLKANYPDDRPEDQKEYGTCLRQITILKKELKKAAKTELLDKANYNPVCTIITHFGNALSFLFSPYKEKQNLRYRESVKNRSKVENRIPLNLSPYLIKAKEVLTEVANGATLFDVEWRDVSCAIALATGRRMAEVHLSAKLRKIRDYELGFKGQLKGKSRKLDGQKLRDFEFAIPTLLSADLVLAGMEFLEKHDKRFDPTEDPERVNRRWSKVLNERAKDWAIIEDMTYHKFRGAYLKASIANSGVDPFDYLDYARAILGDNDEATIKAYQRFEIAQGSITKL; this is encoded by the coding sequence ATGAGTAGGCAGCTAAAGCATCCTGAAGAATTGACCAACGAGTTTATCGAGTGGCGAGTATCTGAACTGCTAGCCAAATTTGAAGCTCTAGCGCCATATAGTCGTACTCAAAGAGAGAAAGGCGTAAAGTCTGAAGGGTTAACAGGTTGGAAGGATTTAGCTACTAAGGAAGCAGCGCTATTAAAAGCAAATTACCCAGACGATCGACCAGAAGACCAAAAAGAATACGGTACTTGCTTACGTCAAATTACAATATTGAAAAAAGAACTTAAAAAAGCTGCTAAAACTGAACTGCTAGATAAAGCTAACTACAATCCAGTTTGCACGATTATCACTCACTTTGGGAATGCCCTAAGTTTCCTATTTAGCCCTTACAAGGAAAAGCAAAATCTTCGCTATCGGGAAAGTGTTAAAAATCGTTCAAAAGTAGAAAATAGAATACCTCTTAACTTGTCACCTTACCTAATTAAAGCTAAGGAAGTGCTTACAGAAGTAGCTAATGGTGCCACCTTGTTTGATGTAGAATGGCGCGATGTTTCTTGTGCGATCGCTCTAGCAACTGGACGGAGAATGGCAGAAGTTCACTTATCAGCCAAGTTGAGAAAAATTCGAGATTACGAGTTAGGTTTCAAAGGTCAACTAAAAGGGAAAAGCAGGAAACTTGATGGGCAGAAGTTGAGAGATTTTGAGTTTGCTATTCCTACCCTACTATCAGCTGATTTGGTCTTAGCTGGTATGGAGTTTCTAGAGAAACATGATAAGCGGTTTGACCCAACAGAAGACCCAGAGAGAGTTAATAGACGTTGGTCAAAGGTGTTAAATGAACGGGCTAAGGACTGGGCAATTATTGAAGATATGACCTATCACAAGTTTAGGGGAGCATACCTGAAGGCTTCAATTGCTAACTCAGGCGTTGATCCATTCGATTATTTGGACTATGCGCGAGCAATACTTGGTGATAATGATGAAGCGACAATTAAGGCATACCAACGGTTTGAAATTGCACAAGGTAGTATTACCAAACTGTAA
- a CDS encoding MerR family transcriptional regulator: protein MVCTEIDYYSIEKVAEMLGVSERTLRRYAAILQKKLGREFDRKKGEPGYTPDAIAALKKFCELRKCKMPIERCAEYLRVNGF, encoded by the coding sequence ATGGTGTGTACAGAGATTGATTACTACTCAATAGAGAAAGTGGCAGAGATGCTAGGAGTCTCTGAGCGAACACTCAGGCGATACGCTGCAATTCTCCAGAAGAAATTAGGCAGAGAGTTTGATCGCAAAAAAGGAGAACCAGGCTATACACCCGATGCTATTGCTGCCCTAAAGAAATTTTGCGAACTGCGTAAATGCAAAATGCCAATTGAACGTTGCGCCGAATATCTCAGAGTTAATGGATTTTAG
- a CDS encoding DNA primase family protein, with protein sequence MLEHFEKKVNNGKGSEVSQHNPCPLCAKEDWCYIYPDGNVCCGRTDIAPSGWKIIGKGKDDRNIFALIQDKGIQIADRFKKVLPSVTRRRKASKAAPLPDKIVLAKGSISKSEKKLHHDSRFGECYLTIYNYSEGRSVYRYESVDGSNLPGKKSHKICLPFSNGKFEKGDEIWEAYRLYETLKALDECPGSNAVIAGEGEKVADCFWDDLELAAITWQGSAWTEDSIKPAIELLKVRNAALVYLPDNDPPGLKKAEKLARICANVGLPYIQINQQDINPECKDRDDIVDAFMSMGKEGTLARIEAQINRVLADYQNKIDNVANDEGKKQKLPPADIIAKEICEDYRDKLAFNDKTSTWMRYGADFTGVWSPESDQFIESIISKILDSKGITGYGSNSYVVNVVKKLRHDLIERNWTELPTSEYLPFINGVLNLQTGELLPHSPGYKLTWRLAREYNQTATDWSKINEFLTHLTGGNEKLKHLIICYCAAVIKGRSDLQKFVHLIGLGGTGKGTMARLITALIGQENVLTTTMEDWCGNRFEGANAHNKRLVIFPDEDKQTGKLGKFLSLTGEDLIRAEEKGKKAFSFKYTGMVLVCSNLPIFVGDAASRVKRRCITIPCNNAVLPSQRRNLEQDFEPELAAFTNYLLSIPDEEVKRVLLGLEDIPEVGLEFWKNRIRVDSIAAWLNDRVIPDPLAKTAIGCDKNEGERGTPTTLFGSYSWHCKGTGDNPKSHKNFSPDLIELCQSVLGWKVEKEVTKTGKFIKGIRLRETGRDDSIPTHEYELMQALNSVVEEPEAIATTPEPEPISTPQPEPQPITENATQTEQLIVNLEQCQWEDSAVIVAAGENGIDLVLDAIAFAPIEKRGKLSQLLQNFNYNCQEVVATIRNAFSADLSDDEVNFIKVGLQDFVRGYGDAGRKIIWQKLKVDEKNWLKQLLK encoded by the coding sequence ATGTTAGAACATTTTGAAAAAAAAGTAAATAATGGCAAAGGTTCCGAAGTTTCCCAGCACAATCCTTGCCCACTTTGCGCTAAAGAAGATTGGTGTTACATTTACCCAGATGGTAATGTTTGTTGTGGACGTACCGATATTGCTCCCTCTGGTTGGAAGATTATCGGTAAAGGTAAGGACGATCGCAATATTTTCGCACTAATCCAAGACAAAGGTATCCAGATCGCGGATAGATTCAAAAAAGTACTACCATCAGTCACACGGAGAAGAAAGGCATCTAAAGCCGCTCCATTGCCGGATAAAATAGTTTTGGCTAAGGGCAGTATATCCAAGAGTGAGAAGAAGTTACACCACGATTCCAGGTTTGGCGAGTGCTACTTGACCATTTATAATTATTCCGAAGGCCGATCGGTCTACCGCTACGAATCGGTTGATGGTTCCAACTTACCAGGGAAGAAATCTCATAAAATCTGTCTACCATTTAGCAACGGCAAATTTGAAAAAGGCGATGAGATCTGGGAAGCTTATAGATTATATGAGACATTAAAAGCACTGGACGAATGCCCAGGAAGTAACGCTGTGATTGCGGGTGAAGGCGAGAAAGTAGCTGATTGCTTCTGGGATGACTTGGAACTAGCAGCGATTACTTGGCAAGGTTCGGCTTGGACAGAGGATAGCATTAAACCAGCGATCGAACTATTAAAAGTCAGGAATGCTGCTTTAGTTTACCTACCAGACAACGACCCACCCGGACTCAAAAAAGCTGAAAAACTGGCGAGAATTTGCGCTAATGTAGGTTTACCTTATATTCAAATCAATCAGCAAGACATCAACCCAGAGTGTAAAGATAGAGATGATATCGTTGACGCTTTCATGAGTATGGGAAAAGAAGGAACCTTAGCCCGAATAGAAGCCCAAATTAATCGAGTATTGGCAGATTATCAAAACAAAATTGATAATGTTGCTAACGATGAAGGTAAGAAACAGAAATTACCACCAGCCGATATTATTGCCAAAGAAATCTGTGAAGATTACCGAGATAAACTCGCCTTTAATGACAAAACTAGCACTTGGATGCGTTACGGCGCAGACTTCACAGGTGTATGGAGTCCAGAAAGCGATCAGTTTATCGAGTCAATTATTAGTAAGATATTGGATTCTAAAGGTATTACTGGGTATGGCAGCAATAGCTATGTTGTGAACGTAGTTAAAAAACTGCGACATGACTTAATAGAAAGGAACTGGACAGAGTTACCTACTAGTGAGTATCTGCCCTTTATCAATGGCGTTTTAAATCTCCAGACTGGGGAATTATTACCACATTCACCCGGATACAAACTTACTTGGAGATTAGCCAGAGAGTACAACCAAACTGCTACCGATTGGTCAAAAATTAACGAATTTCTGACTCATTTAACTGGTGGTAATGAAAAACTAAAACATCTAATTATTTGCTACTGTGCCGCAGTTATTAAAGGGAGAAGTGACTTACAAAAATTTGTTCACTTAATCGGATTAGGCGGTACTGGCAAGGGTACTATGGCGCGATTGATTACGGCATTAATTGGGCAAGAAAATGTATTAACAACTACAATGGAAGATTGGTGTGGTAACAGATTTGAAGGTGCTAATGCCCACAATAAGCGGTTGGTAATTTTCCCAGATGAAGACAAGCAAACTGGTAAGCTAGGCAAGTTTTTATCACTGACTGGTGAAGATTTAATCAGAGCAGAAGAAAAGGGTAAAAAAGCCTTTTCTTTCAAATATACAGGCATGGTTTTAGTATGTTCAAATCTCCCAATATTTGTAGGAGATGCAGCATCTAGAGTTAAGCGACGCTGCATTACAATACCTTGTAACAATGCGGTATTACCAAGTCAGAGAAGAAATTTAGAACAGGATTTTGAGCCAGAGTTAGCGGCATTCACTAACTACTTGCTATCTATTCCAGATGAAGAAGTTAAGCGCGTTTTACTGGGTTTAGAAGATATTCCAGAAGTGGGTTTAGAATTCTGGAAAAATCGGATCAGAGTAGATTCTATTGCGGCTTGGTTGAACGATCGTGTAATCCCAGATCCCTTGGCTAAAACTGCGATTGGTTGTGATAAGAACGAAGGTGAAAGAGGTACTCCTACCACATTATTTGGTAGTTATAGCTGGCATTGTAAAGGTACTGGTGATAATCCCAAATCTCACAAGAATTTCTCGCCTGATTTAATCGAATTGTGCCAATCAGTTTTAGGTTGGAAAGTCGAGAAAGAGGTAACTAAAACTGGTAAATTTATTAAGGGTATTAGACTTCGTGAAACTGGACGCGATGACAGCATTCCCACTCACGAATATGAGTTAATGCAAGCCCTTAACTCAGTAGTAGAAGAACCAGAAGCGATCGCCACTACACCCGAACCCGAACCAATATCAACACCTCAACCCGAACCTCAACCAATTACTGAGAATGCCACACAAACCGAGCAATTGATAGTTAATTTAGAGCAGTGTCAGTGGGAAGATAGTGCGGTAATTGTAGCGGCGGGTGAAAATGGAATTGATTTGGTGCTCGATGCGATCGCCTTTGCTCCCATTGAAAAACGAGGTAAATTGAGCCAACTGCTACAAAATTTTAATTACAACTGTCAGGAAGTGGTAGCTACTATCAGAAATGCTTTCAGTGCTGATTTGAGTGATGATGAAGTCAACTTTATTAAGGTAGGGTTACAGGATTTTGTCAGGGGTTACGGCGACGCAGGACGTAAAATCATCTGGCAGAAACTTAAAGTAGACGAGAAAAATTGGCTCAAGCAACTGCTTAAGTAA
- a CDS encoding RNA-guided endonuclease InsQ/TnpB family protein — protein sequence MKTLKFKLYQHKRNRYLKKAINAAGAIYNHCIALHKRYYQMWGKHLNCAKLQAHIAKLRKRKPFWQLVGSQAVQDICQRIEKAYQLFFKHNKKGVIPPGFKKVKKYKSFTLKQAGYKFLGGNRVRIGERVYQYWNKREIEGKVKTLTIKRTPLGELFMVVVVDTSEPTVKFETGKIAGFDFGLKTFLTLFDGAKFEKIASPEFFKCSLKAIAKASKNHSKKQKNSANRERARKHLVRQYEAVTNRRQDWFWKLAHNLTDKFDVLCFESLNLKGMQRLWGRKISDLAFREFLQILEWVAQKKGKKVIYIDQWYPSSKTCSHCQHLLDSIDLSVREWRCPSCQTINGRDENAARNIYAVGASTVGLGDVSRVLPAITV from the coding sequence ATGAAAACCCTAAAGTTTAAGCTATACCAACACAAAAGAAATCGATACCTCAAAAAAGCGATTAACGCTGCGGGAGCGATCTATAACCATTGCATCGCACTCCATAAACGTTATTACCAAATGTGGGGTAAACATTTGAATTGTGCTAAACTTCAGGCTCATATTGCCAAACTGCGAAAACGTAAACCATTCTGGCAATTAGTGGGTTCTCAAGCAGTGCAAGATATCTGCCAACGAATTGAGAAAGCGTACCAATTGTTCTTTAAACACAACAAAAAAGGAGTTATACCACCGGGATTCAAGAAGGTCAAGAAGTATAAATCGTTCACTCTCAAACAAGCCGGATATAAGTTTTTAGGTGGCAATCGAGTTAGGATTGGAGAACGAGTCTATCAATACTGGAATAAGAGAGAAATTGAGGGAAAAGTTAAAACTCTGACCATTAAGAGAACTCCATTAGGAGAGCTATTTATGGTCGTAGTAGTTGACACTTCTGAACCAACAGTCAAGTTCGAGACAGGTAAAATTGCTGGATTTGATTTCGGTTTGAAGACATTCCTCACTTTATTTGATGGGGCAAAATTTGAGAAAATCGCCTCACCTGAATTCTTTAAGTGTTCGCTAAAAGCAATAGCCAAAGCATCAAAAAATCATTCCAAAAAACAGAAGAATTCCGCGAATAGGGAACGAGCTAGAAAGCATTTAGTCCGTCAGTATGAGGCTGTGACTAATCGGAGACAAGACTGGTTCTGGAAATTAGCTCACAACCTAACTGATAAATTTGATGTCCTCTGTTTTGAAAGTCTCAACCTCAAGGGAATGCAACGACTCTGGGGACGAAAAATATCAGATTTAGCTTTCCGAGAATTTCTGCAAATATTGGAGTGGGTTGCCCAAAAGAAGGGTAAAAAAGTTATCTATATTGACCAGTGGTATCCCTCCAGTAAAACCTGTTCTCATTGCCAACATTTGTTAGACAGTATTGATTTGTCGGTTAGAGAGTGGCGTTGTCCGTCCTGTCAAACAATTAATGGACGTGATGAAAATGCGGCGCGAAACATTTATGCAGTTGGGGCATCAACTGTTGGGTTAGGTGATGTAAGTCGGGTACTACCTGCTATTACTGTTTGA
- a CDS encoding NACHT C-terminal helical domain 2-containing protein, with protein sequence MILPLRGVSLHFFTSCPILRVSRLYPLLKWVNQESLRVDISGNKTAIRAFYLDIDIDVDRDNKLVYLIDFDYTCRLTYASFLAHALNACEITPEIVDLARKFDLSLVREYALEPTIAITIVRVIAIDDLVREFGSWLKPEMKEALQRLKAQVPNLNGDMESLLDWYKTHGRAWDEQVKDLIFESHRINDYYPRFSDHQKEILNQYYNANRLLLECINIANMSPEVRAEIIDTLLLPLAEIEQREM encoded by the coding sequence ATGATCCTACCTCTGCGAGGAGTTTCTTTACATTTCTTTACGTCGTGTCCTATTTTGCGCGTATCTCGGCTTTACCCCTTATTGAAGTGGGTAAACCAGGAATCGCTTCGAGTTGATATTTCCGGCAACAAAACAGCTATCCGAGCTTTTTACCTTGATATTGATATAGATGTTGACCGTGACAATAAACTTGTTTATTTGATTGATTTCGATTATACTTGTAGGTTAACTTATGCTAGTTTCTTGGCTCATGCTCTTAATGCGTGCGAAATTACACCTGAAATTGTTGATTTGGCTCGAAAATTTGACTTAAGTCTTGTCCGCGAATATGCCCTTGAACCTACCATTGCTATTACCATAGTTCGGGTCATTGCCATTGATGACCTTGTGCGGGAATTTGGCTCTTGGCTTAAGCCTGAAATGAAGGAAGCGCTACAAAGACTCAAGGCACAAGTGCCTAACCTAAATGGTGACATGGAGAGCTTACTGGATTGGTATAAAACACACGGGAGGGCTTGGGATGAGCAAGTTAAAGATTTGATATTTGAATCTCACAGAATTAATGACTACTATCCTCGATTTAGCGACCATCAAAAAGAAATTCTGAACCAGTATTACAATGCCAATCGGTTACTGTTGGAGTGCATAAATATTGCCAACATGAGTCCCGAAGTCCGAGCGGAAATCATAGACACTTTGTTATTGCCCCTTGCAGAAATTGAGCAACGAGAAATGTAA
- a CDS encoding DUF4158 domain-containing protein — MASIERTAYPRFKRYFTPKELIEVYTPTPAEIAFGLSTTQGQIHFLNLMVLLKAFQRLGYFPKLADIPKSLVNHIRNSLHLPSDISVGYEQSRTMYRHRTAIREYLKVTQFNQSARHLAVTTVYKSASVMDNPADLINVAIDELIHHRYELPGFNTLDRLVRRVRNLVNQKLFLLVISRLNQEYIERLNNLLKSHSVHLRSPYNDLKQLPNRPTRNHLNDLLTHLIWLDSFGEVKPYLESITSAKIQHFAAEAKALDAAELKDIGQPKRITLLLCLIYSAQVQARDNLVSMFLKRMRTIHNKAKEELEKLRQKHLETTEKLVGVLTNVLQVFVDESTDTEMIAQVQNVFTPAGGVEQLLHECEAVNAYSGNNYLPLIWKFYKSHRSAFFRLISALKFAATSQDETLIKALDFLLLNAHRRGEWLPAIEQEKIIKYNDLIANAVVFHNTVDLTEVLRQLQREGYLLMRSDVAALSPYLTSQIKRFGDYLIDLDVVPQALDEEMVLTFSAP; from the coding sequence TTGGCTTCTATAGAACGTACCGCTTACCCTAGATTTAAACGCTATTTTACCCCCAAAGAACTAATTGAAGTTTATACTCCTACTCCGGCTGAAATTGCTTTTGGGCTATCCACTACACAAGGTCAAATTCACTTTTTAAACTTAATGGTTTTACTCAAAGCTTTTCAGAGGCTTGGTTATTTTCCGAAACTGGCAGATATTCCCAAAAGCCTTGTTAATCATATTCGTAACAGTCTGCACTTACCATCAGATATCTCTGTGGGATATGAACAATCTCGGACGATGTATCGACATCGCACAGCCATTCGCGAGTATCTCAAAGTCACCCAATTTAACCAGTCAGCCCGACACTTAGCAGTAACAACCGTTTATAAATCAGCCAGTGTCATGGACAACCCAGCTGACTTAATTAATGTAGCAATTGATGAATTAATTCATCACCGCTATGAGTTGCCAGGATTTAATACCTTAGACCGCTTAGTACGTCGAGTCAGAAATCTAGTCAATCAAAAACTTTTTTTGCTAGTAATTAGCCGATTAAATCAGGAGTACATTGAGCGTTTGAATAACTTGTTAAAGAGTCATTCAGTGCATCTTCGCAGTCCTTATAATGACCTCAAACAATTACCAAATCGTCCTACTCGCAATCACCTCAATGATTTACTAACACATTTAATTTGGTTAGATTCATTTGGGGAAGTCAAACCTTATTTAGAGTCTATTACCAGTGCTAAAATTCAGCATTTTGCAGCCGAAGCCAAAGCTTTAGATGCTGCCGAACTGAAAGATATTGGGCAGCCCAAGCGAATTACACTTTTATTATGTTTAATTTATTCAGCCCAGGTGCAAGCGAGAGACAATTTAGTTTCCATGTTTCTGAAGCGAATGCGGACAATTCATAACAAAGCGAAAGAAGAGTTAGAGAAACTCCGACAGAAACATCTAGAAACTACAGAAAAGTTAGTAGGAGTTCTCACAAATGTGCTGCAAGTATTTGTAGATGAGTCTACCGATACGGAAATGATAGCACAGGTACAAAACGTTTTTACCCCGGCTGGGGGAGTCGAGCAACTTCTGCATGAATGTGAAGCGGTTAATGCTTACAGTGGTAATAACTATCTGCCACTAATCTGGAAATTCTATAAAAGTCATCGTAGTGCATTCTTCCGGTTAATTAGTGCTTTAAAGTTTGCGGCTACTAGTCAAGATGAAACTTTAATTAAAGCCTTGGATTTTTTACTCTTAAATGCACATCGTCGTGGGGAGTGGTTGCCAGCTATAGAACAGGAGAAGATTATCAAGTACAACGATTTGATTGCAAATGCGGTGGTGTTCCACAACACGGTTGATTTAACTGAGGTGTTGCGCCAACTTCAGCGTGAGGGTTATTTGCTGATGCGTTCTGATGTGGCAGCTTTGAGTCCTTATCTGACCAGTCAAATCAAGCGTTTTGGGGATTACCTGATTGATTTGGACGTGGTGCCGCAGGCGTTGGATGAGGAGATGGTGTTGACGTTTTCAGCCCCATGA
- a CDS encoding double zinc ribbon domain-containing protein → MYTLDPKKAPQPDETLSNYIRRRRKEAHISQQQLATAAGIHLQSLGKLERGKTTKLNQKTKTGLAAALSIPIEYLEAICSGQPVSEVETRKFCPQCWKPGTDPDSVWTLYRAKYCLLCGTQLRTHCTSCGEPLNSFKHKFCPNCGTSYQASNQKRK, encoded by the coding sequence ATGTACACTCTTGACCCTAAGAAAGCACCTCAACCTGATGAAACGCTCTCAAACTACATCAGAAGACGGCGAAAGGAAGCTCACATCAGCCAACAGCAGTTAGCAACCGCTGCTGGGATTCATCTGCAAAGCTTGGGCAAACTGGAACGAGGTAAGACGACCAAGCTCAATCAAAAAACCAAAACCGGATTAGCCGCCGCCCTCTCCATTCCTATCGAGTATTTAGAGGCCATTTGTTCTGGTCAACCCGTATCGGAGGTAGAAACCCGAAAGTTTTGTCCGCAATGTTGGAAACCCGGAACTGACCCAGATTCAGTTTGGACGCTGTACCGGGCTAAGTACTGTCTGCTGTGCGGAACTCAGTTACGCACCCATTGCACTAGCTGTGGGGAACCACTGAATTCTTTCAAACATAAATTCTGTCCCAATTGTGGAACTTCTTATCAAGCTTCTAACCAAAAAAGAAAGTAA
- a CDS encoding tyrosine-type recombinase/integrase, translating into MTITLARLATQFLERRGLSQSTQRSYELTLMPLLAQYGGWAIEIISRQMLSEYLESLAHLSITTHHRHQAIIQALFNFAVEQGYLMVNPIAGLKRRKPDPRKEEHDTDQVVRYLSEEQLSVLYEVVANDTRMHAIVRLLHRTGARIGELLALDLEQVDKVARKFQVVGKGNKRRWCFYSEDAALVMSEYIKYERAIGVPALFTAQHSLTGEVSRLSYRQAHHCFHKLIAQRHILKGIRLHDLRHTFATERVGLMALEELRALMGHENIQTTLRYQKVTSLRAEEVAHKALNILTNSENKSL; encoded by the coding sequence TTGACGATTACTTTAGCGAGATTAGCTACACAGTTTTTAGAGCGCCGAGGGCTGTCTCAAAGTACCCAGCGTTCCTACGAGTTGACCTTGATGCCGCTGTTGGCCCAGTATGGTGGATGGGCGATAGAAATTATTAGTCGTCAGATGTTGTCTGAGTATTTGGAAAGCTTGGCACATCTGTCAATTACAACTCATCACCGTCATCAAGCTATTATCCAAGCTCTGTTTAATTTTGCGGTAGAGCAAGGCTATTTAATGGTGAACCCAATTGCGGGACTCAAGCGGCGTAAGCCTGACCCACGTAAAGAAGAGCATGATACAGACCAAGTGGTTCGCTACTTGAGTGAGGAGCAACTGTCGGTGTTGTATGAGGTCGTGGCAAATGATACTCGTATGCACGCTATTGTTCGGTTGCTGCACCGCACGGGGGCTAGAATTGGTGAACTGTTGGCGTTAGATTTGGAACAGGTAGATAAGGTAGCTCGTAAGTTTCAGGTGGTGGGTAAGGGTAACAAGCGTCGCTGGTGCTTTTATAGTGAGGATGCGGCGCTTGTAATGTCAGAATATATCAAATACGAACGAGCGATTGGCGTACCTGCATTGTTTACAGCGCAACACTCGTTGACTGGGGAAGTGTCACGTTTGTCCTATCGCCAAGCTCATCATTGTTTTCATAAGTTAATTGCTCAACGCCACATTCTTAAAGGCATTCGCCTCCACGACTTGCGACATACTTTTGCGACTGAAAGGGTGGGATTGATGGCACTTGAGGAGTTACGCGCTTTAATGGGTCATGAGAATATTCAGACTACTTTGCGGTATCAAAAGGTAACTTCTCTTCGGGCTGAAGAAGTTGCACATAAGGCTTTAAATATTTTGACTAATTCTGAAAATAAATCGCTCTAA
- a CDS encoding replication restart DNA helicase PriA — MQTIRCDNCGSHAERHYLLNSEFIQTDCPKCDHRRTICSRTGKVLEDNAIGIYAHR, encoded by the coding sequence GTGCAAACGATTCGCTGCGACAACTGCGGGAGCCATGCCGAACGTCACTATCTTTTAAACAGCGAGTTTATCCAAACTGATTGCCCGAAATGCGATCACCGGAGAACTATCTGCTCTCGCACGGGCAAAGTTTTAGAAGATAATGCCATTGGCATTTATGCACATCGATAA